Proteins from a genomic interval of Helicoverpa zea isolate HzStark_Cry1AcR chromosome 31, ilHelZeax1.1, whole genome shotgun sequence:
- the LOC124645384 gene encoding serine protease ami-like, with protein sequence MNSATFVFTVLQACHLVAIDQRRIYKGVDDSEGKYPYVVALIKYYRRGTGTLIAPNWVLTAARCLTSATHIQFGDMTIPFEVTESKRLVLQTEQPPSTNMLGPDLGLICVNTVPMKTYAMVSAVDYKVIEGHAVEFAGYGFTQKEWSKDIETNFKKDQVRPLQLGSGLATACKTNGYLFGPFLCAAPKCSNAEQMTLPGDPGGPLFYDGKVAAVHIGSQTMTSVRHYTPLSPYLSWIQKVITTPHKFHVIQRTRDLNDTSSQDLKNVSNYLYGLKSRVKMYREKLMSVLRRELA encoded by the coding sequence ATGAATTCTGCCACGTTTGTGTTCACAGTGTTACAAGCTTGTCACTTGGTGGCTATCGATCAAAGACGCATCTACAAGGGAGTGGACGACTCCGAGGGGAAGTACCCTTACGTAGTAGCACTTATCAAGTACTATAGACGAGGTACCGGCACCCTCATCGCACCCAACTGGGTTCTAACCGCGGCACGCTGCCTCACCTCCGCCACACACATACAATTCGGCGACATGACGATACCCTTCGAAGTTACTGAATCCAAACGACTGGTCCTACAGACGGAGCAACCACCATCCACTAACATGCTGGGGCCGGACCTAGGACTCATATGTGTTAATACGGTGCCCATGAAGACGTACGCCATGGTCTCAGCAGTTGACTACAAGGTGATTGAAGGTCACGCCGTCGAGTTCGCTGGCTACGGGTTCACACAGAAAGAATGGTCCAAAGATATCGAAACGAATTTCAAAAAGGACCAGGTTAGGCCACTCCAGCTCGGCTCTGGCCTCGCGACTGCTTGTAAGACGAATGGTTACTTATTCGGGCCGTTTTTGTGCGCAGCTCCGAAGTGCTCCAACGCGGAACAAATGACACTGCCAGGCGACCCGGGCGGCCCGCTGTTCTACGACGGCAAGGTGGCAGCTGTCCACATTGGCAGCCAGACCATGACCTCCGTCCGCCACTACACGCCTCTCAGCCCCTACCTCAGCTGGATACAGAAGGTCATTACTACACCACATAAATTCCATGTAATACAGAGGACGAGGGACCTCAACGATACTTCAAGTCAGGACTTGAAGAATGTTTCTAATTACCTTTACGGTCTAAAAAGTAGAGTGAAAATGTATAGAGAGAAATTGATGTCAGTTTTGAGACGAGAGCTAGCATAG
- the LOC124645385 gene encoding cytochrome b-c1 complex subunit 1, mitochondrial-like yields the protein MLKTVTKYSRDVSRRWRRRYSWCPEAPVDPSLKVSILPNGVRIATERRRDAPLACVCLTVAAGPRYETPCTNGLTHFIEHMAFKGFQSEDKAALEDALISMGAKMTVRTTRELQVFSVIIPSVIATRAIDKLHKVVTELDLKDYEMNQERCNIDMELEDADADPKQVVFDYLHATAFQGTPLGQRVIGTSENLERFDADMVSSFMCEQYQPYKLVLSTSGDVSHDAVMSFAEPRFGGIPPQPCIEPENSINRYTGSQVIYRDDSMPFCHVAIAFEAPGYSSSKYYFMLLMKYIIGSWDRSQGGGVNNAPLVARAAAMYKTCERYHAFYTAYRDVGLFGVYFVSDKWLVDEALASIQEQFMHLCTMAHQGDLDRGINHVRLKLARKLDSVVKSSHDIGKQLMYTNRRKLLHDIDDSLCMFRVQNLKDLAMEVFYDKCPVVAAVGPSETLPEYNRIRSGQWWFRV from the coding sequence ATGTTGAAAACAGTAACAAAATATTCGCGGGATGTGAGCAGGCGCTGGAGGCGGCGGTACTCGTGGTGCCCGGAGGCGCCGGTGGACCCGAGCCTCAAGGTGTCCATCCTGCCCAACGGCGTGCGCATCGCTACGGAGCGGCGGCGCGACGCCCCGCTGGCGTGCGTGTGCCTCACCGTGGCGGCCGGCCCGCGCTACGAAACCCCCTGCACCAACGGCCTCACGCACTTCATCGAACACATGGCCTTCAAGGGCTTCCAATCCGAGGACAAAGCCGCGCTAGAGGATGCACTCATCTCCATGGGTGCCAAGATGACAGTTCGCACTACCAGAGAATTACAAGTATTCTCCGTGATTATACCCTCTGTAATTGCGACCCGTGCGATCGACAAACTGCACAAAGTCGTCACCGAACTCGATCTCAAGGACTATGAAATGAACCAGGAGCGCTGCAACATTGACATGGAGCTGGAGGACGCAGACGCTGATCCTAAACAGGTGGTGTTCGATTACCTGCACGCGACAGCTTTCCAAGGCACCCCACTAGGGCAGCGCGTCATCGGCACTTCTGAGAACCTGGAGCGGTTTGACGCCGACATGGTCAGCAGCTTCATGTGCGAACAGTACCAGCCATACAAGTTAGTGTTGTCGACGTCAGGCGACGTCAGCCACGACGCAGTCATGTCGTTTGCTGAACCGCGGTTTGGCGGCATACCGCCGCAGCCGTGCATCGAACCGGAGAACAGTATCAACCGGTACACTGGCTCTCAAGTAATATACCGCGATGATTCTATGCCTTTTTGTCATGTAGCTATAGCGTTTGAAGCGCCGGGGTATAGCAGCTCTAAATACTACTTCATGCTGCTTATGAAGTACATAATCGGTTCTTGGGATCGGAGTCAAGGAGGTGGAGTGAACAACGCTCCCCTGGTGGCGCGCGCGGCCGCCATGTACAAGACGTGTGAGCGGTACCACGCGTTCTACACAGCGTACCGCGACGTGGGGCTGTTCGGCGTGTACTTCGTCAGCGACAAGTGGCTGGTAGATGAGGCGCTGGCCTCCATTCAGGAGCAGTTTATGCATTTGTGTACAATGGCGCACCAGGGGGATCTCGACAGAGGAATAAACCACGTTCGCTTGAAGTTGGCGCGCAAACTGGACAGCGTGGTGAAGTCTTCACACGACATCGGCAAACAGTTGATGTACACCAATAGGAGGAAGTTGCTGCACGATATAGACGACAGTTTATGTATGTTCAGGGTACAGAACCTTAAGGATTTGGCGATGGAAGTGTTTTACGACAAGTGCCCGGTGGTGGCCGCGGTCGGACCCTCGGAGACGTTGCCTGAATATAACAGAATTAGGAGTGGACAGTGGTGGTTTAGAGtatag